The proteins below come from a single Arthrobacter crystallopoietes genomic window:
- the cydB gene encoding cytochrome d ubiquinol oxidase subunit II — METLPTLWFIIIAFFWTGYLFLEGFDLGVGMLMRGFARNNTERRVLLNTVGPVWDGNEVWLVTAGAATFAAFPHWYASLFAGLYLPLVFVLLALIFRAVAFEYRGKMDSARWRSVWDWAIVLGSLVAAFGVGAMLALTTTGLPLNANGDRVGGPFAWFNGYAVLGGLAVVLFCVVHAAAFLALKTAGDIRIRARKLLLRWLPIALLPLALWAIAVVLAGGKSVTYVTLLLAVLGAAFAWIMARRERDGWSFGGLGVFLLAGTATIFTAVYPNVLPSTIDSAYNLTVSSASSSDYTLGVMSVIAAFGIPAVLVYQGYTYWVFRKRVSASSIPAAHAVVPQ; from the coding sequence ATGGAAACCCTGCCCACTCTCTGGTTCATCATCATCGCCTTCTTCTGGACCGGCTATCTGTTCCTGGAGGGCTTTGACTTAGGCGTCGGGATGCTCATGCGCGGTTTTGCCCGTAACAACACCGAGCGCCGGGTGCTGCTGAATACTGTGGGGCCGGTTTGGGACGGCAATGAAGTCTGGCTGGTCACCGCAGGTGCAGCAACCTTCGCTGCCTTCCCGCACTGGTACGCCTCGCTTTTCGCAGGCCTGTATCTGCCGTTGGTCTTCGTGCTGCTCGCGCTCATCTTCCGCGCGGTTGCTTTCGAGTACCGCGGCAAGATGGACTCCGCCCGCTGGCGCAGCGTCTGGGACTGGGCAATTGTCCTCGGCTCCCTCGTGGCCGCCTTTGGCGTCGGAGCCATGCTGGCCCTGACCACGACCGGGCTGCCGCTGAATGCCAACGGGGACCGGGTGGGTGGGCCCTTTGCCTGGTTCAACGGCTACGCGGTCCTCGGCGGTCTGGCAGTCGTCTTGTTCTGCGTCGTGCACGCTGCGGCGTTTCTGGCGCTCAAGACTGCCGGCGACATCCGGATCCGCGCCCGCAAGCTGTTGCTTCGGTGGCTGCCTATCGCCCTGCTCCCGCTGGCGCTATGGGCCATCGCCGTCGTGTTGGCCGGAGGCAAATCCGTCACCTATGTGACCTTGCTGCTGGCCGTCCTCGGGGCTGCGTTCGCATGGATCATGGCCCGCCGGGAACGGGACGGTTGGAGTTTCGGTGGCCTGGGGGTCTTCCTGCTGGCGGGCACCGCGACCATTTTCACTGCGGTATACCCGAACGTGCTGCCGTCCACCATCGACTCTGCCTACAATCTGACCGTCAGCTCCGCTTCCTCTTCGGATTACACCTTGGGCGTGATGAGCGTTATCGCCGCCTTCGGGATTCCCGCAGTATTGGTCTACCAGGGCTACACCTACTGGGTCTTCCGTAAACGTGTCAGTGCTTCGTCGATCCCGGCTGCCCACGCCGTCGTTCCGCAGTGA